In Equus caballus isolate H_3958 breed thoroughbred chromosome 25, TB-T2T, whole genome shotgun sequence, one DNA window encodes the following:
- the HEMGN gene encoding hemogen isoform X3 produces MDVRKDQSRLMLHQTPDSHQEESRVPEVIGTWSLRNREQLRKRKAEAQEKQSSQWQFGEKKHKRQRTGRGNQRGRKRQQKTELKAEPGSHLEKEIMEKALALTEKESEPPRSVTEALPSGASPQRVVPEKHFSAIDQESIIHQESSSEYQETVVQNHPSDICQDRAGPEDLSPKRCPETAVLQDHPSKSHHDTTEPEDLSPKMCQETAVAKALPSKTSDDVADLEGCSLEAYPKPDVPKGYALEAYQKRAELEEYDSAPGEGVAETESFLPKTQEIAVPKDLSTKTSQETAEPEQFSPKTYKEITVPNAPYHKTIQETPAPEEYPPEMYQETPGQEEYSPEIYQETPGCEDYSPEIHQETPGPEDCSPEKYQETPGCEDYSPEIYRETPGPEDCSPEKYQETPGPEDLSTKTYRNKDLSKEHFPERYQETGGPQSQDPKAHQEDAKDVSTFPQEIKERKAEEPETPAIPNIPQELHPENDVHSYVLF; encoded by the exons ATGGATGTGAGAAAGGACCAGTCTCGCTTGATGCTCCATCAGACACCTGATTCTCATCAAGAAGAGAGCCGTGTTCCAG AAGTCATTGGAACTTGGAGTTTGCGAAACAGAGAGcaactcagaaaaagaaaagccgaAGCGCAAGAAAAGCAGTCTTCACAATGGCAGTTTGG agagaaaaaacacaagCGGCAGAGAACAGGAAGAGGAAATCAAAGAGGCCGAAAGAGACAACAAAAGACAGAACTGAAGGCGGAGCCTGGGTCacatttagaaaaggaaattatgGAGAAAGCTCTGGCACTTACGGAGAAAGAAAGTGAACCACCTAGGAGTGTAACTGAAGCTCTCCCCTCGGGGGCCTCCCCCCAAAGAGTTGTGCCTGAGAAACATTTTTCTGCAATAGATCAAGAAAGCATTATACATCAGGAAAGCTCTTCTGAGTACCAAGAAACAGTGGTACAAAACCACCCTTCTGACATATGCCAAGACAGGGCTGGACCCGAAGACCTCTCTCCTAAAAGGTGCCCAGAAACAGCTGTGCTTCAAGACCATCCTTCCAAAAGCCACCATGATACGACCGAGCCTGAAGACCTCTCTCCCAAAATGTGCCAAGAAACAGCTGTAGCCAAAGCCCTTCCTTCTAAAACATCTGACGACGTAGCTGACCTGGAAGGATGCTCTCTTGAAGCATACCCCAAACCAGATGTTCCTAAAGGCTATGCTCTTGAAGCATACCAAAAAAGAGCTGAACTCGAGGAATACGATTCTGCACCAGGTGAAGGAGTAGCGGAGACTGAAAGCTTCCTtccaaaaacacaagaaatagcGGTGCCTAAAGACCTTTCTACAAAAACATCCCAAGAAACAGCTGAACCCGAACAATTTTCCcctaaaacatataaagaaatcacTGTCCCTAATGCCCCCTATCATAAAACAATCCAAGAAACACCAGCTCCTGAAGAATATCCACCTGAAATGTACCAAGAAACACCCGGGCAAGAAGAATACTCACCTGAAATATACCAAGAAACCCCTGGGTGTGAAGACTATTCACCTGAAATACACCAAGAAACACCTGGGCCTGAAGATTGTTCACCTGAAAAATACCAAGAAACCCCTGGGTGTGAAGACTATTCACCTGAAATATACCGAGAAACACCTGGGCCTGAAGACTGCTCACCTGAAAAATACCAAGAAACACCTGGGCCTGAAGACCTCTCTACTAAGACATATAGAAATAAGGATCTGTCTAAAGAACACTTTCCAGAACGATACCAAGAAACAGGTGGGCCCCAAAGCCAGGATCCTAAAGCACACCAGGAAGATGCTAAGGATGTTTCCACTTTTCCTCAAG AAATTAAAGAACGCAAAGCAGAAGAACCAGAGACACCAGCAATTCCAAACATTCCTCAAGAGCTTCACCCAGAAAATGACGTCCATAGTTACGTTTTGTTTTAA
- the HEMGN gene encoding hemogen isoform X2: MRTQHQPCPYSHLCGCLWKSDQIAGRFCSKMDVRKDQSRLMLHQTPDSHQEESRVPEVIGTWSLRNREQLRKRKAEAQEKQSSQWQFGEKKHKRQRTGRGNQRGRKRQQKTELKAEPGSHLEKEIMEKALALTEKESEPPRSVTEALPSGASPQRVVPEKHFSAIDQESIIHQESSSEYQETVVQNHPSDICQDRAGPEDLSPKRCPETAVLQDHPSKSHHDTTEPEDLSPKMCQETAVAKALPSKTSDDVADLEGCSLEAYPKPDVPKGYALEAYQKRAELEEYDSAPGEGVAETESFLPKTQEIAVPKDLSTKTSQETAEPEQFSPKTYKEITVPNAPYHKTIQETPAPEEYPPEMYQETPGQEEYSPEIYQETPGCEDYSPEIHQETPGPEDCSPEKYQETPGCEDYSPEIYRETPGPEDCSPEKYQETPGPEDLSTKTYRNKDLSKEHFPERYQETGGPQSQDPKAHQEDAKDVSTFPQEIKERKAEEPETPAIPNIPQELHPENDVHSYVLF; this comes from the exons ATGAGGACGCAGCACCAGCCATGCCCCTACTCACACCTGTGCG gctgctTGTGGAAGTCAGACCAAATAGCAGGAAGGTTTTGCAGCAAGATGGATGTGAGAAAGGACCAGTCTCGCTTGATGCTCCATCAGACACCTGATTCTCATCAAGAAGAGAGCCGTGTTCCAG AAGTCATTGGAACTTGGAGTTTGCGAAACAGAGAGcaactcagaaaaagaaaagccgaAGCGCAAGAAAAGCAGTCTTCACAATGGCAGTTTGG agagaaaaaacacaagCGGCAGAGAACAGGAAGAGGAAATCAAAGAGGCCGAAAGAGACAACAAAAGACAGAACTGAAGGCGGAGCCTGGGTCacatttagaaaaggaaattatgGAGAAAGCTCTGGCACTTACGGAGAAAGAAAGTGAACCACCTAGGAGTGTAACTGAAGCTCTCCCCTCGGGGGCCTCCCCCCAAAGAGTTGTGCCTGAGAAACATTTTTCTGCAATAGATCAAGAAAGCATTATACATCAGGAAAGCTCTTCTGAGTACCAAGAAACAGTGGTACAAAACCACCCTTCTGACATATGCCAAGACAGGGCTGGACCCGAAGACCTCTCTCCTAAAAGGTGCCCAGAAACAGCTGTGCTTCAAGACCATCCTTCCAAAAGCCACCATGATACGACCGAGCCTGAAGACCTCTCTCCCAAAATGTGCCAAGAAACAGCTGTAGCCAAAGCCCTTCCTTCTAAAACATCTGACGACGTAGCTGACCTGGAAGGATGCTCTCTTGAAGCATACCCCAAACCAGATGTTCCTAAAGGCTATGCTCTTGAAGCATACCAAAAAAGAGCTGAACTCGAGGAATACGATTCTGCACCAGGTGAAGGAGTAGCGGAGACTGAAAGCTTCCTtccaaaaacacaagaaatagcGGTGCCTAAAGACCTTTCTACAAAAACATCCCAAGAAACAGCTGAACCCGAACAATTTTCCcctaaaacatataaagaaatcacTGTCCCTAATGCCCCCTATCATAAAACAATCCAAGAAACACCAGCTCCTGAAGAATATCCACCTGAAATGTACCAAGAAACACCCGGGCAAGAAGAATACTCACCTGAAATATACCAAGAAACCCCTGGGTGTGAAGACTATTCACCTGAAATACACCAAGAAACACCTGGGCCTGAAGATTGTTCACCTGAAAAATACCAAGAAACCCCTGGGTGTGAAGACTATTCACCTGAAATATACCGAGAAACACCTGGGCCTGAAGACTGCTCACCTGAAAAATACCAAGAAACACCTGGGCCTGAAGACCTCTCTACTAAGACATATAGAAATAAGGATCTGTCTAAAGAACACTTTCCAGAACGATACCAAGAAACAGGTGGGCCCCAAAGCCAGGATCCTAAAGCACACCAGGAAGATGCTAAGGATGTTTCCACTTTTCCTCAAG AAATTAAAGAACGCAAAGCAGAAGAACCAGAGACACCAGCAATTCCAAACATTCCTCAAGAGCTTCACCCAGAAAATGACGTCCATAGTTACGTTTTGTTTTAA